From the Rhinatrema bivittatum chromosome 3, aRhiBiv1.1, whole genome shotgun sequence genome, one window contains:
- the ZBTB2 gene encoding zinc finger and BTB domain-containing protein 2 isoform X1 gives MVGRKRETKMDLANHGLILLQQLNAQREFGFLCDCTVAIGDVYFKAHKSVLASFSNYFKMLFVHQTSECVRLKATDIQPDIFSYLLHLMYTGKMAPQLIDPVRLEQGIKFLHAYPLIQEASLASHGGFSHPDQVFPLASSLYGIQIADHQIRHPTKPNTAADKLGREPRPQPSRMSQEPVNEAIQLSQLTTPLPQAARTSIPLSDPLQPPASPELTPSGVPTAPSVEENSMEELPSDEQPAALTIAHVKPSIMKRNGSFPKYYACHLCGRRFNLRSSLREHLQLHTGVPFSSAGQGETSISPSLCANAAELAKDGMEATEAGMMSDGELPQISDSPLIDGQQQAETPPPTDIADIDNLEQTDQEREVKRRKYECSICGRKFIQKSHWREHMYIHTGKPFKCSTCDKSFCRANQAARHVCLKSSDTYTVVDKQTLELCAFDEGSQMDNMMLQTNKRYKCNVCDKTFSTPNEVVKHTCQNQNSDAFPLEEEGKSILLSSGESEATENDHTMLSSIKKEQETVLLD, from the exons gttggaaggaaaagggaaaccaaaatggatTTGGCCAACCACGGGCTTATCCTCCTGCAACAGTTGAATGCCCAGAGAGAGTTTGGCTTCCTGTGTGATTGCACTGTTGCTATCGGAGATGTCTACTTCAAAGCCCATAAATCTGTCCTTGCATCATTCTCCAACTACTTCAAGATGCTGTTTGTTCACCAGACCAG TGAGTGTGTTCGTTTGAAAGCAACTGACATACAGCCTGACATCTTTAGCTACCTTTTGCATCTGATGTACACTGGCAAGATGGCACCGCAGCTCATTGATCCAGTTCGGCTAGAGCAAGGGATAAAATTCCTGCACGCCTATCCGCTTATCCAGGAGGCCAGCCTCGCCAGCCACGGAGGCTTTTCACACCCGGATCAAGTTTTCCCGTTGGCATCCTCTCTGTATGGCATTCAGATTGCTGATCACCAGATAAGGCACCCCACAAAACCTAACACCGCAGCTGACAAGCTTGGGCGGGAGCCAAGACCCCAGCCTTCCAGGATGAGCCAGGAGCCAGTGAATGAGGCCATACAGCTCTCTCAGCTAACAACGCCTCTGCCACAAGCAGCCCGGACGAGTATACCGCTCTCTGACCCTTTGCAGCCACCAGCATCGCCAGAGCTGACGCCCTCTGGCGTTCCCACTGCTCCCTCTGTGGAGGAGAACAGCATGGAGGAGCTCCCCTCAGATGAGCAGCCTGCAGCCCTCACCATAGCCCATGTGAAGCCCAGCATCATGAAAAGAAATGGAAGCTTTCCGAAATACTATGCCTGCCACCTCTGCGGGCGACGGTTCAACCTGAGGAGCAGCTTGCGAGAGCACCTCCAGCTGCACACAGGAGTGCCTTTCTCCTCGGCCGGCCAAGGGGAGACCAGCATTTCCCCCTCGCTTTGCGCCAATGCCGCGGAACTGGCAAAGGATGGCATGGAGGCTACCGAGGCCGGTATGATGAGCGACGGCGAGCTGCCGCAGATTTCGGACTCGCCCCTCATCGACGGGCAGCAGCAGGCGGAAACGCCGCCCCCCACGGACATTGCGGACATAGACAACCTGGAGCAGACGGACCAGGAAAGGGAGGTGAAGAGGCGCAAATACGAATGCTCCATCTGCGGGCGGAAGTTCATCCAGAAGAGCCACTGGCGGGAGCACATGTACATACACACCGGCAAGCCCTTCAAGTGCAGCACCTGCGACAAAAGCTTCTGCCGGGCCAACCAGGCTGCCAGGCACGTGTGCCTAAAGAGCTCGGACACCTACACGGTGGTGGACAAGCAGACCCTGGAGCTCTGTGCCTTTGACGAGGGCAGCCAAATGGATAACATGATGCTGCAGACCAACAAGCGATACAAGTGCAACGTGTGCGACAAGACGTTTTCCACCCCCAACGAGGTGGTGAAGCACACGTGCCAAAATCAGAACTCGGATGCCTTTCCcttggaagaggaagggaagTCCATACTCCTAAGCAGCGGGGAGTCGGAAGCCACGGAAAACGATCACACAATGTTAAGCTCCATCAAAAAGGAGCAGGAAACTGTGTTGTTAGATTAA
- the ZBTB2 gene encoding zinc finger and BTB domain-containing protein 2 isoform X2, giving the protein MDLANHGLILLQQLNAQREFGFLCDCTVAIGDVYFKAHKSVLASFSNYFKMLFVHQTSECVRLKATDIQPDIFSYLLHLMYTGKMAPQLIDPVRLEQGIKFLHAYPLIQEASLASHGGFSHPDQVFPLASSLYGIQIADHQIRHPTKPNTAADKLGREPRPQPSRMSQEPVNEAIQLSQLTTPLPQAARTSIPLSDPLQPPASPELTPSGVPTAPSVEENSMEELPSDEQPAALTIAHVKPSIMKRNGSFPKYYACHLCGRRFNLRSSLREHLQLHTGVPFSSAGQGETSISPSLCANAAELAKDGMEATEAGMMSDGELPQISDSPLIDGQQQAETPPPTDIADIDNLEQTDQEREVKRRKYECSICGRKFIQKSHWREHMYIHTGKPFKCSTCDKSFCRANQAARHVCLKSSDTYTVVDKQTLELCAFDEGSQMDNMMLQTNKRYKCNVCDKTFSTPNEVVKHTCQNQNSDAFPLEEEGKSILLSSGESEATENDHTMLSSIKKEQETVLLD; this is encoded by the exons atggatTTGGCCAACCACGGGCTTATCCTCCTGCAACAGTTGAATGCCCAGAGAGAGTTTGGCTTCCTGTGTGATTGCACTGTTGCTATCGGAGATGTCTACTTCAAAGCCCATAAATCTGTCCTTGCATCATTCTCCAACTACTTCAAGATGCTGTTTGTTCACCAGACCAG TGAGTGTGTTCGTTTGAAAGCAACTGACATACAGCCTGACATCTTTAGCTACCTTTTGCATCTGATGTACACTGGCAAGATGGCACCGCAGCTCATTGATCCAGTTCGGCTAGAGCAAGGGATAAAATTCCTGCACGCCTATCCGCTTATCCAGGAGGCCAGCCTCGCCAGCCACGGAGGCTTTTCACACCCGGATCAAGTTTTCCCGTTGGCATCCTCTCTGTATGGCATTCAGATTGCTGATCACCAGATAAGGCACCCCACAAAACCTAACACCGCAGCTGACAAGCTTGGGCGGGAGCCAAGACCCCAGCCTTCCAGGATGAGCCAGGAGCCAGTGAATGAGGCCATACAGCTCTCTCAGCTAACAACGCCTCTGCCACAAGCAGCCCGGACGAGTATACCGCTCTCTGACCCTTTGCAGCCACCAGCATCGCCAGAGCTGACGCCCTCTGGCGTTCCCACTGCTCCCTCTGTGGAGGAGAACAGCATGGAGGAGCTCCCCTCAGATGAGCAGCCTGCAGCCCTCACCATAGCCCATGTGAAGCCCAGCATCATGAAAAGAAATGGAAGCTTTCCGAAATACTATGCCTGCCACCTCTGCGGGCGACGGTTCAACCTGAGGAGCAGCTTGCGAGAGCACCTCCAGCTGCACACAGGAGTGCCTTTCTCCTCGGCCGGCCAAGGGGAGACCAGCATTTCCCCCTCGCTTTGCGCCAATGCCGCGGAACTGGCAAAGGATGGCATGGAGGCTACCGAGGCCGGTATGATGAGCGACGGCGAGCTGCCGCAGATTTCGGACTCGCCCCTCATCGACGGGCAGCAGCAGGCGGAAACGCCGCCCCCCACGGACATTGCGGACATAGACAACCTGGAGCAGACGGACCAGGAAAGGGAGGTGAAGAGGCGCAAATACGAATGCTCCATCTGCGGGCGGAAGTTCATCCAGAAGAGCCACTGGCGGGAGCACATGTACATACACACCGGCAAGCCCTTCAAGTGCAGCACCTGCGACAAAAGCTTCTGCCGGGCCAACCAGGCTGCCAGGCACGTGTGCCTAAAGAGCTCGGACACCTACACGGTGGTGGACAAGCAGACCCTGGAGCTCTGTGCCTTTGACGAGGGCAGCCAAATGGATAACATGATGCTGCAGACCAACAAGCGATACAAGTGCAACGTGTGCGACAAGACGTTTTCCACCCCCAACGAGGTGGTGAAGCACACGTGCCAAAATCAGAACTCGGATGCCTTTCCcttggaagaggaagggaagTCCATACTCCTAAGCAGCGGGGAGTCGGAAGCCACGGAAAACGATCACACAATGTTAAGCTCCATCAAAAAGGAGCAGGAAACTGTGTTGTTAGATTAA